The Pedobacter roseus genome contains a region encoding:
- a CDS encoding RNA polymerase sigma factor, giving the protein MRFIKNTAGNNQQDDAKLIAEYKNTGDLDALGTLYNKYMHLVFGVCLNYFKDEEQSKDAVMQIFEELVTKLKVHEVQNFKSWLHVLTRNHCLMALRKSAKQNNVSIDDTFVENSEFVHLDIDNTKETQLTIMEKCMETLPEEQRKSVDLFYLQEKCYKEVADITGYDMLKVKSYIQNGKRNLKICIEKNSGE; this is encoded by the coding sequence TTGAGATTTATAAAAAACACAGCTGGAAACAACCAGCAGGATGATGCCAAATTGATTGCTGAGTATAAAAATACCGGCGACTTAGATGCATTGGGTACGCTTTATAATAAATACATGCACCTGGTTTTCGGGGTTTGCCTCAACTACTTTAAAGATGAAGAGCAGAGCAAAGATGCTGTAATGCAGATTTTCGAAGAACTGGTAACCAAATTAAAAGTGCATGAGGTACAGAATTTTAAAAGCTGGCTTCATGTTTTAACGCGGAACCATTGTTTAATGGCGCTGAGAAAATCAGCAAAGCAAAATAACGTTTCGATAGATGATACTTTTGTGGAAAACAGCGAGTTTGTGCATCTGGATATAGACAACACAAAAGAAACGCAGCTTACCATTATGGAAAAGTGTATGGAAACTTTGCCCGAAGAACAGCGAAAAAGCGTAGATTTATTTTATTTACAAGAAAAATGCTACAAAGAGGTAGCCGATATTACCGGCTACGATATGCTTAAGGTAAAGAGTTACATCCAAAACGGAAAGCGGAATTTAAAGATTTGTATAGAAAAAAATAGTGGTGAATAA
- a CDS encoding DUF4197 domain-containing protein: MKRINILATSIVLLSISINANAQIKLSDIFKKVTEKQGATSTSATGTPSTFEIGQGIKEALQIGVSAGADRLSVKDGFLGNLAVKILMPPEAQKVEKTLRGIGLNKLCDNVIVSLNRAAEDAATEAKPIFISAIKQMTLTDATNILLGNNNAATEYFKRVTTSQLMEKFSPIVTTSLSKVNATKYYSDLTSQYNRLPLVKPVNTNLTEYVTQKAIDGLFVEVAKEELKIRGNLNSRSTTLLQKVFGYADKKKI; encoded by the coding sequence ATGAAAAGGATCAATATTTTAGCTACATCGATAGTGCTGCTATCCATCAGCATTAACGCAAATGCGCAGATTAAACTGAGCGATATTTTTAAAAAAGTAACTGAAAAGCAAGGTGCCACCTCAACAAGTGCCACCGGAACCCCATCTACTTTCGAAATTGGTCAGGGAATTAAAGAAGCATTACAGATTGGAGTTTCGGCCGGTGCCGACAGGCTTTCGGTTAAAGATGGATTTTTAGGCAACCTTGCTGTTAAAATATTAATGCCACCTGAAGCACAAAAAGTGGAAAAAACACTGCGAGGCATAGGTTTGAACAAACTTTGTGATAATGTAATTGTAAGCTTAAACCGTGCTGCAGAAGATGCCGCTACGGAAGCGAAACCTATTTTTATTTCTGCCATTAAACAAATGACTTTAACTGATGCCACTAATATTCTGCTGGGCAATAACAATGCAGCTACTGAATATTTTAAAAGGGTAACTACATCGCAACTGATGGAAAAATTCAGCCCGATTGTAACCACCAGTTTAAGCAAAGTAAATGCTACCAAATATTACAGCGATTTAACCTCTCAATATAACCGTTTACCTTTGGTAAAACCTGTAAATACCAACTTAACAGAATATGTTACCCAAAAAGCAATAGATGGCTTATTTGTTGAAGTAGCCAAAGAAGAATTGAAAATAAGGGGTAACCTAAACTCAAGAAGCACAACCCTATTGCAGAAAGTTTTCGGTTATGCGGATAAGAAAAAGATTTAG
- a CDS encoding glycosyltransferase, with protein sequence MSQVLFLSDPSQADVSPILGMANELITRGEKVTFFSSDVFKGPIEEIGAEFKAYNREVDVFQQRNESDEEKPKSGLISALLEPMKFIDDILVQIRGLKFDYAVFSPAYPYANIITQLLGIPKTEQAVIN encoded by the coding sequence ATGTCGCAAGTACTTTTTTTGAGTGATCCATCCCAGGCAGATGTAAGTCCGATTTTGGGTATGGCCAATGAGCTGATTACCCGTGGGGAAAAGGTTACCTTTTTTAGTTCTGATGTGTTTAAGGGGCCTATAGAAGAAATCGGGGCTGAATTTAAAGCCTACAATCGGGAGGTGGATGTTTTTCAGCAGAGAAATGAAAGCGATGAAGAAAAACCGAAATCGGGATTAATCAGCGCCTTACTCGAACCCATGAAATTTATCGATGATATTTTGGTGCAGATAAGGGGTTTAAAATTTGATTATGCCGTTTTTTCGCCAGCTTATCCTTATGCAAACATCATTACCCAGCTTTTGGGTATACCAAAAACCGAACAGGCGGTTATCAATTAA
- a CDS encoding DUF47 domain-containing protein translates to MNNIFKFFTPQDKKFHPLFEQAGSNALKIAETLLEMVSTGDAESRKTIFKEIERLEHVGDDITHSIFLELSRNFITPFDREDIHQLATAVDDVADYIYGTANRMQMYNMNTINEPIVKIAELLVEMCTDIDKAIKELRSFKNIRVIADACIRINSGENQADYVFTLAVARLFEYETNAIELIKQKEVLQTIEKATDKCEDVANVLETILVKNA, encoded by the coding sequence ATGAACAATATTTTTAAGTTCTTTACGCCTCAGGACAAAAAGTTTCATCCACTTTTCGAACAAGCTGGTAGCAATGCATTAAAGATTGCCGAAACCCTTTTAGAAATGGTTAGTACAGGTGATGCTGAAAGCAGAAAAACAATTTTTAAAGAGATTGAACGCTTAGAGCACGTTGGTGACGATATTACCCATTCGATTTTTCTTGAGCTTAGCAGGAACTTTATCACTCCATTTGATAGAGAAGACATTCACCAACTGGCTACTGCTGTTGATGATGTTGCCGATTATATTTACGGAACTGCAAACCGTATGCAAATGTATAATATGAATACCATTAACGAGCCGATTGTTAAAATCGCCGAACTTTTGGTAGAGATGTGTACTGATATTGATAAAGCCATTAAAGAATTACGCAGTTTCAAAAACATCCGTGTAATTGCTGATGCCTGTATCCGCATTAACAGTGGCGAAAACCAGGCCGATTATGTATTTACATTAGCGGTTGCCCGTTTATTTGAATACGAAACCAATGCGATTGAATTAATTAAACAAAAAGAGGTTTTACAAACGATAGAAAAAGCGACAGATAAGTGTGAGGATGTGGCGAATGTGCTTGAAACTATCTTGGTTAAAAACGCTTAA
- a CDS encoding DEAD/DEAH box helicase translates to MNFNDFNFNPDLYEGLMAMGYKSATPIQEQAIPVILDNHDLIACAQTGTGKTASYLLPVMDKISKATDRHNNTLILAPTRELAQQIDLQVEALAYFTNISSLAVYGGGDGIAYEQQKRSMREGVDVIIATPGRLMAHLSSGVLKLEHLRHLILDEADRMLDMGFYDDIIRIISYLPKKRQTLLFSATMAPKIRTMAGKILHEPKQITISIAKPAEGIDQQAYNIHDQQKQALLSEIFKSGQYKSSIIFVSTKEKVKALYKTFKGLGIKAEAFHSDLGQKEREDILLAFKNRRLPILIGTDVLSRGIDVEGIDLVINYDVPGDPADYVHRIGRTARAATKGTAITLVNGRDKRKFDNIEKLIEKPVPRMPLPESIAAMEITHVEEKRPQHNGKKKVWHKKKKPKPSA, encoded by the coding sequence TTGAATTTTAACGACTTTAATTTTAACCCAGATTTATACGAAGGCTTAATGGCCATGGGGTATAAAAGCGCTACTCCAATACAAGAACAAGCCATACCGGTAATTTTAGATAACCATGATCTGATTGCCTGCGCCCAAACCGGTACAGGGAAAACGGCCAGCTATCTTTTGCCCGTAATGGATAAGATCAGCAAAGCTACCGACAGGCATAACAATACCTTGATCCTGGCTCCAACCCGCGAACTGGCTCAACAGATTGATTTACAGGTTGAAGCATTGGCTTATTTTACCAACATCAGCTCTTTAGCGGTATATGGTGGGGGAGATGGAATTGCTTATGAACAGCAAAAACGCTCTATGCGCGAAGGTGTAGATGTCATTATCGCTACGCCGGGCAGGTTAATGGCCCATTTATCCTCGGGTGTGTTAAAACTGGAGCATTTACGGCATTTAATCCTGGATGAAGCCGACAGGATGTTGGATATGGGTTTTTATGACGATATTATCCGGATCATCAGCTACCTGCCAAAGAAAAGGCAAACGCTTTTATTTTCGGCCACCATGGCACCAAAAATAAGGACGATGGCCGGCAAAATCCTGCACGAACCCAAGCAAATTACCATTTCGATAGCTAAACCTGCCGAAGGTATTGATCAGCAGGCTTACAATATCCATGATCAGCAGAAACAGGCTTTGTTGAGTGAGATTTTCAAAAGCGGACAATATAAAAGCAGTATCATTTTTGTTTCTACCAAAGAAAAAGTAAAAGCTTTATACAAGACTTTTAAAGGCTTAGGCATTAAAGCAGAAGCTTTCCATTCAGATCTGGGACAAAAAGAACGTGAAGATATTTTATTGGCCTTTAAAAACAGAAGATTGCCTATTTTAATCGGTACCGATGTTTTATCACGAGGAATTGATGTGGAAGGTATTGATTTAGTAATCAATTATGATGTTCCCGGCGATCCTGCTGATTATGTACACCGCATTGGTCGTACCGCAAGGGCGGCCACTAAAGGCACAGCCATTACACTGGTTAACGGAAGGGATAAGCGTAAGTTCGATAACATAGAGAAACTAATTGAAAAGCCTGTTCCCCGCATGCCGTTGCCAGAAAGCATTGCTGCAATGGAAATTACACATGTGGAAGAAAAAAGGCCTCAGCATAATGGCAAGAAAAAGGTTTGGCATAAAAAGAAAAAACCGAAACCTTCAGCTTAA
- a CDS encoding inorganic phosphate transporter, whose translation MVLLVIVVILAIAFDYINGFHDAANSIATVVSTKVLTPFQAVLWAALFNFAAYFYFTDHKVANTVAKTVIESYITLEVILAGLIAAIIWNLLTWWYGIPSSSSHTLIGGFAGAGMTHALLIGASPLAAVEMGYVIKIVSFIVLAPVIGLVISVVLTLIIINICRNAKPATAEKWFKRLQLISSAALSFFHGGNDAQKVMGIIATALIAAKVIPNFEAMPWWVPVSCYSAISLGTMSGGWKIVKTMGSKITKVTALEGVAAEGAGAITLGITEHFGIPVSTTHTITGSIVGVGVVKSVSAVRWGVTINLIWAWILTIPVSATLAAIIYAAIHFFK comes from the coding sequence ATGGTCTTATTGGTTATTGTTGTAATTCTGGCTATTGCTTTCGATTACATTAACGGCTTTCACGATGCCGCTAACTCGATCGCAACAGTTGTTTCTACGAAAGTTCTTACGCCTTTTCAGGCGGTTTTGTGGGCTGCGCTTTTTAATTTCGCGGCTTACTTTTACTTTACCGACCACAAAGTGGCCAATACGGTTGCAAAAACAGTAATTGAAAGTTATATCACATTAGAAGTTATCCTGGCAGGTTTAATCGCCGCAATTATCTGGAACCTTTTAACATGGTGGTATGGTATCCCGTCAAGTTCATCTCACACGCTTATTGGTGGTTTTGCCGGTGCGGGTATGACACATGCCTTGTTAATCGGAGCGAGTCCGCTTGCTGCTGTAGAAATGGGTTATGTAATTAAAATCGTTTCATTTATTGTACTTGCGCCAGTAATCGGATTGGTCATTTCAGTTGTTTTAACACTTATTATTATTAATATCTGTCGTAATGCTAAACCTGCAACAGCAGAGAAATGGTTTAAACGTTTGCAGCTGATCTCATCTGCAGCATTAAGTTTCTTCCATGGTGGTAACGACGCCCAAAAAGTTATGGGTATTATTGCAACAGCATTAATCGCCGCTAAGGTTATTCCAAATTTCGAGGCCATGCCTTGGTGGGTTCCGGTATCTTGTTATTCGGCAATATCGTTAGGTACCATGAGTGGCGGTTGGAAAATCGTTAAAACAATGGGATCGAAAATCACCAAGGTAACCGCATTGGAAGGTGTAGCTGCCGAGGGTGCAGGTGCCATTACATTGGGAATCACAGAGCATTTCGGTATTCCGGTTTCTACTACACACACCATTACAGGTTCGATTGTTGGGGTAGGCGTGGTAAAAAGTGTTTCGGCAGTTCGTTGGGGGGTAACCATCAACTTAATCTGGGCATGGATATTAACCATCCCGGTTTCAGCTACATTAGCAGCCATTATTTATGCTGCAATCCACTTCTTTAAATAA
- a CDS encoding RNA polymerase sigma factor, protein MPTNEPQNIISTVANYGKRLFSFIRGRVNTDEDAEDILQDVWFQLSNQPEVGTIEQISGWLYRVARNKITDKYRKQKEESLEDFSFEGEDGEINFKEILLAETYSPEEESLKKLFWDQLFLALEELPENQRYVFVQNELEERTFQELADESGENIKTLISRKGYAVKHLRNRLQNLYQEFINY, encoded by the coding sequence GTGCCAACAAACGAACCTCAAAATATCATTTCAACCGTTGCCAATTATGGTAAGCGCCTGTTCAGTTTCATCCGCGGGAGGGTGAATACCGATGAGGACGCGGAAGATATTTTGCAGGATGTTTGGTTCCAGTTGAGCAATCAGCCCGAAGTAGGAACGATTGAGCAGATTAGTGGTTGGCTTTACCGCGTAGCCAGAAATAAGATTACCGATAAATACCGGAAACAAAAGGAAGAATCGCTGGAAGATTTCAGTTTCGAAGGGGAAGATGGCGAAATTAACTTCAAAGAAATTTTATTGGCCGAAACCTACTCGCCGGAAGAAGAAAGTTTAAAAAAATTATTCTGGGACCAGCTGTTTTTAGCGCTCGAAGAACTGCCTGAAAATCAACGCTATGTATTTGTGCAGAATGAACTTGAAGAACGTACTTTTCAGGAACTGGCAGATGAAAGCGGCGAAAATATAAAAACATTAATATCAAGAAAAGGTTATGCGGTGAAACACCTGCGTAACCGCTTACAAAATTTATATCAGGAATTTATTAACTATTAA
- a CDS encoding Hsp20/alpha crystallin family protein, with translation MYKEHRCHSGRMHGRYGAGEGRFGGHFGGHFGHHKFGMFNQGFRKVPVNIEETENSFIIELYAPALVKEHLKVVTKDDVLTISYQPKEEAESAKKYSRREYSNGTFERAFALNGKVLSDNISAHYADGILKVTLPKNPETNTPEKDIQVH, from the coding sequence ATGTACAAAGAACATAGATGCCACTCGGGCAGGATGCACGGCCGTTACGGCGCAGGAGAAGGAAGATTTGGAGGTCACTTTGGTGGACATTTTGGGCACCACAAATTTGGGATGTTTAACCAGGGATTTAGAAAAGTACCGGTTAATATCGAAGAAACAGAAAACAGTTTCATCATCGAACTTTATGCGCCAGCACTGGTTAAAGAACACTTAAAAGTAGTGACCAAAGATGATGTATTAACCATCTCTTACCAGCCTAAAGAAGAAGCTGAATCGGCTAAAAAATACAGCAGGAGAGAATACAGTAATGGAACTTTTGAAAGGGCTTTTGCCTTAAACGGAAAGGTTTTATCAGATAATATTTCGGCGCACTACGCTGATGGAATTTTAAAGGTTACCCTACCTAAAAACCCCGAAACGAATACACCCGAAAAAGATATTCAGGTTCACTAA
- a CDS encoding FMN-binding negative transcriptional regulator, giving the protein MYKLPHFTANNQDEILEFMHQNTFVTLIGFDGEYPVATQVPVKTVIDGESIKLIGHVMTKTDHCKAFEQNPNVMAIFTGAHAYISASVYEKPASVSTWNYKTVQAKGIIRLMSPEETYQAIKELTNKYEDPETSPAAFNKMDEDYIQKHLKAITGFEVLVKHIDHVFKMSQNHSAKNQESIVANLEKSDDIFAKEVAKEMNKNL; this is encoded by the coding sequence ATGTACAAGCTCCCACATTTTACAGCTAATAATCAAGATGAAATTCTTGAATTTATGCACCAGAATACTTTTGTAACCTTAATTGGTTTCGATGGCGAATATCCTGTTGCTACACAAGTACCGGTTAAAACGGTAATTGATGGTGAATCGATAAAACTGATTGGCCACGTTATGACCAAAACCGACCATTGTAAGGCCTTTGAACAAAACCCAAATGTAATGGCCATTTTTACTGGTGCCCATGCTTACATCAGCGCCTCCGTTTATGAAAAGCCGGCTTCGGTATCCACCTGGAATTACAAAACTGTTCAGGCTAAAGGCATTATCAGGCTGATGAGCCCGGAAGAAACCTACCAGGCCATAAAAGAGCTGACCAATAAATATGAAGATCCGGAGACAAGTCCGGCTGCATTTAATAAAATGGATGAGGACTATATCCAGAAACATTTAAAAGCGATTACTGGCTTTGAAGTTTTAGTGAAGCATATTGATCATGTTTTCAAAATGAGCCAGAACCATTCAGCTAAAAACCAGGAAAGTATTGTGGCAAATCTGGAGAAAAGTGATGATATATTTGCAAAGGAAGTAGCGAAAGAGATGAATAAAAATTTGTAA
- a CDS encoding carboxypeptidase-like regulatory domain-containing protein yields the protein MVNNDWLDIDVLEDYLDGKLDAKAMHFVERQALEDPFVAEALEGLKQSPKRKQTLSILQKQLYDRVSEKPIKRKLWGITTQRLSIAATATVAFIAVSILFFMRETNRRNAEVAARKKDGVIVRLDSSTAVASTQPKTDTAVQSATQTALVDKAIADAKNTDLAKNTKTNTIIQPAPQEIVAAKPTIGYNRAKLAKAEKMNTYAEKAKADQSVLNEVKVAAAPAIASNKIAFTGNVVDQSNGQPIQGAVVKLAGSKNVTATDAKGYFYLPADSNAKDKDLLINAIGFKEAPVVGIQDPNAIKSALSGNKSLNEIALITGSNGQKKENIPAPKITLRAEQNLDGKATGEITKPVPVSTINYTQYLENNNKLYNPKGPEQFVILSFKVKKNGRPSNIVVIKSLNKKADAEAVRLIRVGPDWVLPKKGTDLVEISVKF from the coding sequence GTGGTGAATAACGACTGGTTAGATATTGATGTGCTGGAAGATTACCTTGACGGTAAGCTTGATGCCAAAGCCATGCACTTTGTAGAAAGGCAGGCTTTGGAAGATCCTTTTGTGGCCGAAGCATTGGAAGGACTTAAACAATCGCCAAAACGCAAACAAACGCTTTCTATTTTACAAAAACAACTTTACGACCGCGTTTCGGAAAAACCGATAAAACGTAAACTTTGGGGTATTACCACACAAAGGTTAAGTATTGCAGCAACCGCTACCGTTGCTTTTATTGCTGTAAGTATTCTGTTCTTTATGCGCGAAACCAACCGCAGAAATGCAGAAGTTGCAGCACGTAAAAAGGACGGAGTGATTGTTAGGCTGGATAGCAGTACAGCTGTTGCTTCAACTCAGCCAAAAACGGATACTGCAGTACAAAGCGCAACTCAAACTGCTTTGGTAGATAAAGCCATAGCCGATGCGAAAAATACTGATCTGGCTAAAAATACGAAGACTAATACCATTATACAACCAGCTCCACAAGAGATTGTTGCTGCAAAACCAACAATTGGCTATAACCGCGCAAAATTGGCGAAAGCTGAAAAGATGAACACTTATGCTGAAAAAGCAAAAGCGGATCAAAGTGTATTAAATGAAGTTAAAGTTGCAGCGGCTCCTGCCATTGCCTCAAATAAAATTGCATTTACTGGAAATGTGGTCGATCAAAGCAATGGTCAACCCATTCAAGGAGCTGTGGTAAAATTGGCTGGTTCTAAAAATGTAACCGCAACAGATGCCAAAGGTTATTTTTACTTACCTGCCGATAGTAATGCAAAAGATAAAGATCTGCTGATTAATGCAATCGGTTTTAAAGAAGCGCCTGTTGTTGGCATACAAGACCCAAATGCTATTAAAAGTGCATTAAGCGGGAATAAGTCATTAAATGAAATTGCGTTGATTACAGGATCAAACGGACAAAAGAAAGAAAATATTCCAGCGCCAAAAATCACGCTCCGCGCAGAACAAAACCTCGACGGAAAAGCAACAGGTGAAATTACCAAACCCGTTCCGGTTTCGACGATAAACTATACCCAGTACCTGGAGAACAATAATAAGCTCTACAACCCAAAAGGCCCTGAGCAATTTGTTATTTTAAGTTTCAAGGTAAAAAAGAACGGCCGGCCCAGTAACATCGTCGTTATAAAATCGCTTAATAAAAAAGCCGATGCAGAAGCGGTCCGGCTTATCCGGGTCGGTCCGGATTGGGTGCTACCCAAAAAAGGAACTGATTTAGTAGAAATCAGCGTTAAGTTTTAA
- a CDS encoding sensor histidine kinase: MKLSVLVLFTALAVGLSIGMVNFYFQHSWYYLAISFGVSFLCSFLVFYYLLEKYIYTKIKLIYKLIHNLKLGKDLKDALGEYVSADPINDVEHEVKEWAGAKKKEIDLLKKQEQFRREFLSNVSHEFKTPLFAIQGYIETLQDCLVDDPDQAVLFLKKAENNVERLSYLINDLDVISKLETGESPINYQKFDFVQLAKEVMENLEDRAQAKHIKLFFKDKYTALTPVLADREKVRQVLINLIVNSIKYGVDGGETAIKIFELHDQVLIEVTDNGIGIEEKHLLRLFERFYRIDTHRAREVGGTGLGLAIVKHILEAHQQTISVRSTPGIGTTFAFTLQKGG, translated from the coding sequence ATGAAATTAAGTGTGCTGGTTTTATTTACTGCTCTTGCCGTGGGCCTATCCATCGGGATGGTTAATTTTTATTTTCAGCATAGCTGGTATTACCTGGCTATTTCTTTTGGTGTATCGTTTCTGTGTAGTTTTCTGGTTTTTTATTACCTGCTCGAAAAATACATTTACACTAAAATCAAACTGATTTACAAGCTGATCCATAACCTTAAATTAGGTAAAGATTTAAAGGATGCACTGGGCGAATATGTAAGCGCTGATCCGATTAACGATGTAGAACATGAGGTGAAAGAATGGGCCGGAGCCAAGAAAAAAGAAATAGATCTTTTAAAAAAACAGGAACAATTTAGGAGGGAATTTCTTTCCAATGTTTCACACGAGTTCAAAACACCTTTATTTGCGATCCAGGGATATATCGAAACCCTGCAGGATTGTTTAGTGGATGATCCTGATCAGGCCGTGCTGTTTTTAAAAAAGGCAGAAAACAATGTAGAGCGATTAAGTTACCTGATCAACGATCTGGATGTGATTTCGAAACTCGAAACCGGCGAATCGCCCATTAACTATCAAAAATTCGACTTTGTGCAACTGGCTAAAGAGGTGATGGAAAACCTCGAAGACCGTGCACAGGCAAAACACATTAAGCTTTTCTTTAAAGATAAATATACTGCACTAACCCCTGTGTTAGCCGATAGGGAAAAAGTACGTCAGGTGTTGATTAACCTGATCGTAAACAGCATTAAATATGGTGTGGATGGTGGCGAAACAGCCATCAAAATTTTCGAACTTCATGATCAGGTTTTAATTGAGGTTACCGATAATGGTATTGGGATTGAAGAAAAACACCTGCTGCGCTTGTTTGAGCGTTTTTACCGCATCGATACCCATAGAGCAAGAGAAGTGGGTGGGACGGGTTTAGGATTGGCGATTGTGAAGCACATTTTAGAAGCCCATCAGCAAACCATTTCAGTAAGAAGTACGCCTGGCATTGGTACAACCTTTGCATTTACGTTGCAAAAGGGGGGATAG
- a CDS encoding TolB family protein codes for MTKISIRLVSVLIPCVALITACNNNKSGKESTKAVLDTVSLSNKNFALAYQDGDKIVATSIDTMKQISFGGASDPAISPDGNKLAYTLNDSVGNRSIWIADMENKSQGKLQVNSNNYYGAVWSADGSNIAFSIFNKNSIWKIGLIKADNSGYIMLDSASKINVYGPAWKNEKEIIAHDLDNLYTFNLAGKLIDTKSIKALIGNAYYISSSNNFFYSRDGKKLIFNASNGEVLDGLHDRAEAAYILDVASKKVLPISPKGVHVPFLFVTADDRIFYSGEEKPYTQSKIYVSDLSGNIKTVVDKGTNPTGALK; via the coding sequence ATGACGAAAATCAGTATCAGATTAGTTTCTGTTTTAATTCCCTGTGTGGCGTTAATCACCGCTTGTAATAACAATAAATCAGGTAAGGAAAGTACCAAAGCCGTTTTAGATACCGTTTCTTTAAGCAATAAAAATTTCGCACTGGCTTATCAGGATGGCGATAAAATTGTAGCGACTAGCATTGATACCATGAAACAGATTTCGTTCGGTGGTGCTAGCGATCCGGCAATTTCACCTGATGGAAATAAACTGGCTTATACGCTTAATGATTCTGTAGGGAACAGATCGATCTGGATTGCAGATATGGAAAATAAAAGCCAGGGCAAATTGCAGGTAAATAGCAACAACTATTACGGTGCGGTGTGGTCGGCAGATGGAAGCAATATTGCTTTTAGTATTTTTAACAAAAATAGTATCTGGAAAATAGGTTTAATTAAAGCTGATAATTCGGGTTATATAATGTTAGATAGTGCATCGAAAATAAATGTTTATGGGCCTGCCTGGAAAAATGAAAAAGAAATCATTGCACATGACCTGGATAACCTTTACACATTTAATCTTGCTGGAAAACTGATAGATACAAAATCTATTAAAGCGCTAATCGGAAATGCATATTACATATCAAGTAGCAACAATTTCTTCTACAGCAGAGATGGCAAAAAATTAATCTTTAATGCCAGTAATGGTGAGGTGCTGGATGGCTTACATGATAGGGCCGAGGCTGCTTATATTCTTGATGTTGCCAGTAAAAAAGTATTACCAATCTCACCCAAAGGCGTTCATGTGCCTTTCCTATTTGTTACTGCCGACGACCGTATTTTTTATAGCGGTGAAGAAAAGCCGTATACACAGAGCAAAATTTATGTGTCAGATTTAAGCGGAAACATTAAAACGGTGGTTGATAAAGGGACTAACCCAACTGGTGCGCTAAAGTAG
- the secG gene encoding preprotein translocase subunit SecG yields MVTFLIILLIIACVALGLFVLIQNPKGGGLATGGGTSNMFGVQRTGDVLEKGSWVLLTVIVVLTLAVTTIAKTSGGSAAVGNSAIQERLDKTPSPSPIGGSLNSTKPAAPAPAKSDSTKK; encoded by the coding sequence ATGGTAACCTTTTTAATCATTTTATTAATTATTGCGTGTGTAGCCTTAGGCTTGTTTGTTTTAATACAAAACCCTAAAGGTGGAGGTTTAGCTACAGGCGGTGGCACCAGCAACATGTTTGGTGTACAACGTACTGGCGATGTTTTGGAAAAAGGATCGTGGGTATTGTTAACCGTAATCGTTGTATTAACCCTTGCTGTTACTACAATTGCTAAAACCAGTGGTGGTTCTGCGGCAGTTGGAAACTCAGCTATTCAGGAACGTTTAGATAAAACGCCATCACCATCTCCAATTGGCGGAAGTTTGAACAGCACTAAACCGGCAGCTCCTGCTCCAGCTAAAAGCGATTCTACAAAGAAATAA
- a CDS encoding LptE family protein, whose amino-acid sequence MMKIKIFALILLASVFSACSYKFSGASTTGLKTVVVRVFENNAPLVVPTLSNQITESLKTRIRNQTKLIISPTGEGDASFEGKITGYDIKPVALQNSATPTSGANRLTITVSVKYKNNLKEHEKESFEESFTKFFDFPINGAPIQTLLPGAIENINKQLSEDIFNRAFAQW is encoded by the coding sequence ATGATGAAAATTAAAATATTTGCCTTAATCCTGCTTGCTTCGGTTTTTAGCGCCTGTTCTTATAAATTTAGCGGAGCCTCTACAACAGGATTAAAAACGGTGGTGGTGCGTGTATTCGAAAACAATGCGCCGCTTGTGGTACCTACCCTGAGCAACCAGATTACCGAATCGTTAAAAACCCGTATCCGTAATCAAACCAAATTGATTATTTCGCCAACTGGTGAAGGCGATGCATCATTTGAGGGTAAAATAACAGGTTATGATATCAAACCCGTAGCCCTTCAAAACAGTGCTACACCTACTTCAGGAGCAAACAGGTTAACCATTACGGTTTCTGTAAAGTATAAAAACAACCTAAAAGAACACGAAAAAGAAAGTTTTGAAGAAAGCTTTACCAAATTTTTCGATTTCCCGATAAATGGCGCACCGATCCAAACCCTGTTGCCGGGTGCTATCGAAAACATTAACAAGCAATTATCGGAAGATATTTTTAACCGTGCCTTTGCGCAGTGGTAA